The DNA segment AGCTGCTGTGTGACCAGGGCAACAGCTGTTGCAACGAGTAGTAGAACAATTAGGATTGTTGCCAGTTCTGATAAATCCCCAGAAACTTGGGGGTCTACTGGACTACTTTGTGCCAAAACTGATTGTCCTAGCAACCAAAGCATTACTAATACCTATGCGAGCTGAGTGATGGGAAATCTTCTAATTTTTCTCTCAGTCGCTGTGAGATGAACCGTTCTAATGTTGCTGTGACCACTTGAGCCAGAAATATCAATTCTAACAAGTAACTGCTCAATGCTTCTAACCCAACAAGCAGACAACTCCAGCCAGTCGGTACTTGATCGCCATAGCCAATCCGAAAGAAGGTGCCCATGCTGAAATAAAGCAGCGATAGAAAGTCAACTTCACGAGTTTCTTGACGGGTTAACACCATTCCCCAGCTAAGTCGATCTATTCCCATATATAGTAGTGCAAAAAGCACAATTAATCCCAAGCAAATTGAAGTGAGCAAAACGGCGTAATTACACCATCGACGTGTAGTTAGACGGTTCATATTTTGATTTTGCAATAAAACTCAAGAGTTACGCAGTTGAGTAAAAGGGGAATGAATCCATCGAAGGTCAACGAGTACGACTATATCAACTAACTGAATTGCTACACAGAAAGCCAGCAATGTTGAAGCAGAACGAGTCCAACCAGAAAGTGGAAACTCGCCTGCCCATGATGCAATTATAAGCCTACTACATCGTCTGGAACCAACGCCAGAAGTATTGTGGAATGAAGCTCAACAGCATGTGAGTTTGGCGACTGGAATTCTAGTCGTAGATGATTCTACACTTGATAAGTTTTACGCCAAGAAGATGGAATTAGTCACTCGCCACTGGTCGGGTAAACATGGGCGGGTGGTGCAAGGAATTAACCTCATTTCATTGTTATGGACGCAAGGCGACAACCATATCCCCTTAGACTATCGATTCTACGAAAAGTCGGTGGATGGAGCCACGAAAAACGTTGACGGACGCGCCATGTTGGACGTAGCAAAGGCGAGAGAGTTTGCCCCACAGAGTGTTGTCTTTGATAGTTGGCAAGTGTAGTCTAGAAAATCTCAAACTCATTCGCTCTCACCAGTGGACTTGACTAACCCGCTTCCAGCGCAATCGGCATGTCAACCCCGATGGCACAAGCAATCGTCCCTTCGCTGAAGTTGACATCACTAGGATGGGAACCGTTGTACATCTCAAAGACGCTTGTCTTGGTCAAAGTATTTAAAATAGTCGCCCCAAACGGCGACATTGATTACTAGGCAACAAATGACCTCAACTTGAACTAGTTACAATGCTACAGTGGAGCGAGTTTGCTTGGGCAATTGAAGAGTAAAGAGTGCCATCGTGGGTTCAAGCAGTGTTGTGGGGTAGAACGCACTCAAGTACGTGCACCCGCGGGCGCAACGCAATTCCCTTTGGATTGGCAATTCGGGCATTCTTACGCTTAGAACTATACTGGTTTGCTATAGGTATTAGTTGGTACGAAGCTAAACTCGCTATTATTCGGGATGCAATTCGGACTTACCTGAGCGCTCCTCGCTACTCCCTTTACCCAATTGCGTAACTCCTGCCAGTTTTTCTCCCTCAGCTCCCTCAGCTTCCCTAGCTCTCACGATCGCCCCTAAGCCCTCTTCTTGAGTCGAGAAATCAATAAATCGATTTCTGGTAATTTCATTTGGGTGGCGATCGAGGCGAAAACTCCAATGCCGACGAAGCCAGAG comes from the Chroococcidiopsis sp. SAG 2025 genome and includes:
- a CDS encoding transposase, translated to MWNEAQQHVSLATGILVVDDSTLDKFYAKKMELVTRHWSGKHGRVVQGINLISLLWTQGDNHIPLDYRFYEKSVDGATKNVDGRAMLDVAKAREFAPQSVVFDSWQV
- a CDS encoding ion channel, whose translation is MGIDRLSWGMVLTRQETREVDFLSLLYFSMGTFFRIGYGDQVPTGWSCLLVGLEALSSYLLELIFLAQVVTATLERFISQRLREKLEDFPSLSSHRY